The genomic window AAAATATGGGAAAAGTAATTTGGGCTTTTCCTAATTAATGAACCTGCAAGGGTTGCTTAAGTTACAAGGCTGTAGTTAAATGGAGGCCTTTAATTTTTGACAGTAGACCAAGCTATTCCAAGTTTGAAATACACATTGCTATCTGCTTATAATAGAAAATGGTTAGGTATGTTCTTGGCATCAAAAATTGGGCAATGCACATCAAATTAGTTCTTGTTAGGTAAACAACAGCAGGACTACAGTAGATTAAGAGTGTATTACAATTTGGCTTAATCAACATTTAAATCAACAGATAAATCAAAACTTAATTTGAGATAATGTGGTTACTTGATAGCAGCCAAAGGCATAATTTTAAATCCAATCACATCAGTTgagtttaaattcaagtaattaataTACAAAATTCAAATTAAATAGTAAATATCGAACTCCTagataaatcccccccccccaccaccccaagaTTCAtgaatgtccttcagggaagaaaACCTGTTGGCCTCATCTTGTGTGGACTCCATGTGGCTCCAGACCCACTAATGTGGTTGACTTTCAAATGCTTCCCCAGTTCAGGGACAGAGGGGTGGACCATAAGTGCCAGTGTAGTCCATGTCTTGTGACCAAATAAGGAAGAAAAACTTTGAAGGTAGATTCATGTAGTGAAAAAGCCAACAATCAAACTGTAAAAACAGTTGAACAACTGTATGATATTTTGTGTAATGTACTAACATGTATGTGCAATAAATCCGAGGTaataatgaaaatgaaaaaaaaaaatggtaaaaTTTATAATCAGTTCTTACGCTACTTGCTAGCACATGCAAATGAGTTGGGCCCCTTCGGTTGCCCTCAACATCACATTAATCAGCAAAACAGAATGAATCAAAATGGGTGGTGAAATCacttaattttaataaactttgcccctttcacaatGTAGCAATTCCAACAGTAATTCAGCATGTCTGAACACTAGCTCAAgcaattaaatgtttttttttaagtgtaacAGCCTTGAAGGTACAAAGTATAACAAAAACTAAAATATTttggaggagatacaaggaactacagatgctggtttacaaaaaacaaggTGTgaaagtaattcaacaggtcaggcagcatttctgaagaacatggataggtgttgtttcgtgtcgggattcttcttcagactgaagaaaggtcctaaccAAAAAcgtcatctatgttctccagagatgttgccataccggctgagttactccagcattttgcctcttTTTTTACTCTAAAAGTTTAACTGTACAGACTGTTACAGCAGCAGACAACCTATTCCACGCTATAACATTGATAGTTATTAAGACACCCCCTCTAAATTGATCAAAGTGAAATCTTTAAATATGCAATAAATAATTTTAGATTTAAAATTTCACAAGAGATTGAGGAACAGcataaacattaaaaatatttaaatggtcGCCAAGATAAAGCAAATTAGTTTACATCTTTTAATGAAATAAGCCCAATAAAATCTGCTTCATTAAGCCAAAAAGTTAATGTTTTACAGAACACAACTAAACCTTGTGGCTTTAGCAATTAAAAGAGAAAATATGTTAATTTATACAGCACCCTTCGCATCATTCCTAGCTCCACTCTGCAGCCAGTTGAGTAATCTTTAAGTAAAGATGCTGCAGTGTGGGAAAAcagcaaacattaaaaaaattcaaatcaaAGGGATAACTAAAAATACAACAGCGTAGAAACATTAATAGGGGAACTCCAATACTTGCTACTTGGCAGTGAATCACCTCTGTAAACGAATGGTCACTACGGATGTCAAGTGTGAAGACAATAAGTCAAAGCTTTGTGGGAGTGGCAATCAGGATGCAGGTTACGAACGGTTCACTCTTTTCATTGCTGTTGGCTGTAAATTGCTTTGGGATATTCAGGGACTGCAAAAGGTCTATATAAATGCAGGTCCATTTGTAGCATCTGTCAATCATTTCTCAGGATGCAGCTAGTGTTTATATTAAATAAAAGGGAAATATTGTTTTTTGGATGATGGAATGTAATCAAGTTGAACTTTGTACCAACTCCTAACCAAATTAAATATATAGGCAGTCTCCGAGTTACACAAGGGTTCCGTTCCCGAGAACTATCCAGAAATCAATTTCTTCATAATTCAGAAATGTCCATTTTCGATAACTCCCCATATTGTATTGCATTACATACAAGTCTTTCATTAAATAATCACCCCCTTTATGTTCCATATTTTCATGCTAGTAATAATAATGTTTCATGGTATTCACTGATTTATAAAGTATATATTCTGTGTGTTTAATTATGAGCCATGTTTTATGTTTAATTAATCTacatcagattcaaactttattgtcattgtgcagtgtacagtacagagacaacgaaatgcagttgtcATAATATTATGAGACATTTTATTATCATGAGCTTGAAAAATGCTTGAAAAATTTATGAGAGAACTTGTGTATAGTCAGAGTTTCATAAGTCGGGCTATTCATATCCTGGCGTGCCCCTATAAATTGAATGTAAACAAATCAAATATTTTTTAAGGAATTCTACAAACTTTTTTCCCTCCAACATCAAGAGGATCCACTTCCTCCTGGATGTTTTGGCAGAATTATCATCTAGTTTGATTTTTTCTCGACATCAATTTTCTTTTGGTGCATTTCCTTGAGACTGAGCCAAGACTGCCAGAGCAGCAGTCCTGGCACAACCAGCCAGATCCCATTGAAGAAAGTCAGATAGACCCAGAGATAGAGCCAGTTGCTGGTATTCAAGTTTGGGCTTCCATTGAGCCAGTCAGGGCAGAAGGTCATCCAGCCCCCATACAGCTCACAAACACAAAGCGTTATCTGCACAAAGTGCCTGAAATGAGAGAACAAGAAGTAATGCTATTTATTTTGATGAGGAAAACAAGATGATTTGGAAAATGGAAACTAGAAAATATTGCACATATCTGTGGCGATGGAATTAATATTTCAGTTTGATGAGGAGGTGATGCCTTGCAGGGGGAGATACGGAATAAAAggcaaaaaaaatccaatttttcTGCTGCCTTGCGTTGGAATTACATAAAATCTGTACAGACCTAAAGCTCCAGTAGCCTTGGTGAAGtcatcaacccaaaatgttggctTGGTTTGTCCACCACGCAACCTCCCTCACTATCCAACATGTTGGGGGCTTCAAAATTTCTGCTTGATAAATACGTTGGGAATCTTCTGGAATGCTGCTTTTCAGAAagttacatttttagtttagtttctcaaCCTTAGTTTTCGGCACTGACATAAATGATGCTCAATGTTCCACAACATCGTGAGGGTGTTATATCAATCAAAAAAATGAACAAGGCAAATGCTGGAGTGTGGTAATATTCACGTGCTTTTTTTATAGTTTAATTTTTAACTACATTTAATTAGAATTTAATTACATTTAACCACATGGTGCCTGGTAACACTTTCCATTCTAATCCAAATTGTGTGTTTCCGCTTAATTCTGTGCTGGTTTTGTTTAGCAAATGTCatgcatcaccaccacaatataTAGAATATTTGTCCATGTTCTTTTGCTGGTTTAGCAGATAAAAACACTTCTCAACTCATTCAGTAcagaggatctcaacccaaaatgtcgactgtccctttccctctgcagatgcagaCAGACCCGCCAAGTTCCTCTAGCAGATTGTTATGCAAGTTCCCAATAATGAGCTATATATTTCAGGACAATCCCTGGCTGGATCTGTACAGATATCaataaaatgggggggggggggggatatatttGGTGCACCAATTCAAAACTCTTGCTGGCTCTATTTGTTATCTGTACCTTCCACGATAATCAATGCAACAGTCCAAGGGGGGGGGTCCCTGAATAAGTCGATACTTTCACAGGTGAAAGATAATAGGAAGGGGACAGAACCAATCTGTGCGAGACAGAACCAAGCGCTATACAATGGATTTATCAAACATTTTACAATGTGTCGTGCAAAACGCAAATTGATGTGCATTTTTGTGTGTCATTACATCAAGCTTTTAAAGGTTAGTCATCTTGCATAATGAGCAATATTCCAATCTTCTTACCTGTAGAATTTATCCTTCACAATGGCATTGATAAGAACCAGTGCTAAAATCCCATCCAGCACTACTGTCAGGATTTCTAACGACACAATGGTAGGATCGGAATAAAGCCACCTTGCATCTGCTTTTCCATACTCTTTCCCTGGAAATACATAGACATTAAACCAAGGAGTTGAATCCATGTCCTGGGATTATACCTGCATTAACCTACAATTTTTTTACAGACACACAAATTATACATTCACTGTTACAAAAACATAACAAGGTGTTACTGGCCAGGAGACAAATTATTTAATATATAGGTGAGGAAGGTTGTGGGCAGCAGTCAAATTAGCCCCGTGTAGTGAATGCAAAAGTAAGTGACTTTTAGAATTGAATGTATCATGACACATTGTTGCACCAGATGGTGCTATTATTTGAGTTGCCATTCTTCAGTAAAGGTTTAGACCTTCAGCCCAGAGACGTTAGGTGAGACAAACTAGGTACCAATGTCTGACTATGGGAGGGGGTCACCTGAAATGAACAGAATTGTGAGTCTGCCAGGTACCACACACTGCGTGTAGACCTGGGGGACCCCCCCCAAGGGACCAGAAAATGGGTGCTAAATAGATGAGTGAGATACCACATCAATCCACTTCCAAGGTGTGCTCACTGCCACGCCTATGGATCAATCTAGGCTAGCCTAGATATTAAAGGTACCAGCTAAAATCAGGTTTAGATGATCAATCACAGCCTAGGAAATACAAAATGACCCATGCCAGAATGATAACCCATTGCCTTGGCCttaccagacccccccccccccccccccccccccaataagtcATTGGGCCCAAGTAAGCTAGTCTAGGTATTAAAGATACGAGCTGAACCAGGTTTATATGATCAACCACAACCTTTTCAGGGGGTCTGGTAGACACAAGGCAGCGGATAATTGTTATGTCATAGGTCATTTTATATCCTGCATTGTATAATGTCTCTGGGCTGAGGTCTAGTTGTTAATAGCTCTAACTCTGCATTGTATAAGTTCCACAGATCTGAAGATGCTATTAGGGATGTGACAGTGGGTCTGGGGTAAATGTTGTGTCAgaggattattattattattattattattattattatacaggcAACACAAGGAAGGTAGTGTTCCAGAATATATAACACAATGTCATATGGATTTCATTGCAAGGTCCATTCATAAAGGTACAAGTCTACATAAAAACGTAATGATGCTTGATACATTGTTGTATCAGGCACTGCTGTTAGTTTAACGTTTTCAATAAAAAATGCTCGCTTGTTAGTTCTAGACTCAGTCACCTTTCTTTGTAAGCAGCAGCACAAACAAGCCTGCAGAATCCACCATCTTGATCAATCAAGCTTATTAAGCTGACCAATAATTACCACAGTTGTATGCAAAATTCATTAAAGTCTTGATGACTTACACAGAAAAGCAAGAACGTTATCCGATTGAGCCACAGTCCCAGTTAAGGACATGTAAACAAATGGACCTTCCTGCAATACAGTacaaaaatgaaattaatttttaCTTGTTTGCATAGTAATTTTATACATGCCAATACATTTTATGTTCCTCTGTTCTTTTCAAGAGATGAGTGGGCAAGATTCGTtccaattatagacaatagattatCTTCCACTAGTTCCCAGAGATAGCATCAGAATTTGTTATTTGATGGTCGCAGCGATAGATAACATGGAAATATTTATTTCtagttaaaaaaagacaattgttaaagtaacagcaggtcaggcagcatctctggagaacatccctTTTTCTATTAATTCATTTAATATGTTGTGTACCTACATCTTACTTATCTACAAAAGACAATTTGTTTCATTGCCTCCCACTGAAATATACTATACCCACAATAAAGACGAACTAAAATAAGTTGTAAATACAGAATCATAAAAAGTATGAAAATACAATGACCATATGTAGATTTGATATCCCTCTTCAAATTAGTTTATTTGCCATATCAATTCATAATGTCATACAACACTATTAAAATCAGTACTTTTACATTGCAACTATAGTAAAGAACAAAAGATTTTACCCCAACAGGTACATTGAGACCAGTTAAATGACACTGTCACATTTCAGTGACTTTCCCCATCAGCTTCAACCTGTCGAATGTTCCCTTCAAGTGTGTATGTGACTGGTTTAGCTTGCCGACGCCCGAGCTTGGTATTAGAGTTGGTATACACGCAAGGATTAAAACATTTGGTTGACCGAAACAAAATAAAGAGCACACATAATTAGGCATATTTTGGACCACAGATGTTAACGAGTGGAGTATTGCAGGGTGTAGAGCTTGGGCCCCAGCCACTCACTGTATATATCAATGGATGAGGGGACTGAGAGTAGCATGTCTAAGTTAACTGATGAAATTAAACTTGATGTGATTGTAGGTTATGAGGAGGATACAAAGCCTCACCAGCGGCCTTCTCATCCGAAGGTCCAATTGTGGGATGGGTCTTCTCCAATGACTGGAGCACAGGAGTCTGACAGTGAAATACTGAGGTGACGTCGTCCAACAGCGGAGCCCGCATGCTGGGACAGAAGAAGGGCCGGCTgtactggcagccatagtaagtgcttacctgacgttcaccacgtgtactccagaaggcgttgcgtggcaacagttcgagtcacgggtcgtgacctcgactgccttgcaaccaaagatcttatagcgatctTTGCTTGCAACCTCCCTATAACAATGAGTGTCGATCAAATTATCCTCCATCTCTCTACACCTTGAGCTTACAAAAGTCGCTTAGTAAAATAACTGAATAGGTACAACCGTGAGTACTTTTCTGACACATGGGAAAATATCCCACACAGCAAATACCTTTAAGGGGACTACTTCAGCCGCGTTGTACTGCAGCATGACAACTTACCAGAGTAAAGTGCGTGATGCAGTCGTAGAATAGCCAGGTGAGGAGCGCCCGGTCCAGTGGCGGCCGCCGCTGCCCGAAATACAGCGACAGCGCGTAAGCCAGCACCAGCTGAGCGGAGCAGAGCAACAGCGAACACAGCGCTGCCGGGCTCAGCAACGGCTCCTGTTCGTCCATCCCTGCCGAATGCACAATTTCCCCGCCCTCCCAAATCACATCAGCGACGAAAATCGCCAGACGGGACATGCATAATCACAGCTATGATCAACAACTTGATTTCCACCGAGCTACTCTTCCTCTTCAGCAACCTCGCGGTAGTGCTGGAAACATTTCTTCAGTGAAT from Leucoraja erinacea ecotype New England chromosome 13, Leri_hhj_1, whole genome shotgun sequence includes these protein-coding regions:
- the ebpl gene encoding emopamil-binding protein-like isoform X2, with the translated sequence MAASTAGPSSVPACGLRCWTTSPQYFTVRLLCSSHWRRPIPQLDLRMRRPLEGPFVYMSLTGTVAQSDNVLAFLWKEYGKADARWLYSDPTIVSLEILTVVLDGILALVLINAIVKDKFYRHFVQITLCVCELYGGWMTFCPDWLNGSPNLNTSNWLYLWVYLTFFNGIWLVVPGLLLWQSWLSLKEMHQKKIDVEKKSN
- the ebpl gene encoding emopamil-binding protein-like isoform X1 — translated: MSRLAIFVADVIWEGGEIVHSAGMDEQEPLLSPAALCSLLLCSAQLVLAYALSLYFGQRRPPLDRALLTWLFYDCITHFTLEGPFVYMSLTGTVAQSDNVLAFLWKEYGKADARWLYSDPTIVSLEILTVVLDGILALVLINAIVKDKFYRHFVQITLCVCELYGGWMTFCPDWLNGSPNLNTSNWLYLWVYLTFFNGIWLVVPGLLLWQSWLSLKEMHQKKIDVEKKSN